In uncultured Ilyobacter sp., a genomic segment contains:
- a CDS encoding isoamylase, whose amino-acid sequence MNKFVARPGIYFMGAIVLDAGVNFGIFSRNATDMTLQIFEHSDDCEPCFSYKLDENVNKTGDVWHVYVEGMTEGYYYGWIVDGPFDMRNGHRFSPNKLIIDPYAKCITPKNGCPKSPRKGLILDTRTYNWSEDKKPKNEFRDTIIYEMHVKLFTANQNSGVTHPGTYKGLIEKISHLKDLGVTAVQLLPIFEFDEDDVVGTNPITGEKLKNVWGYNPIGFYAPTSNYLSGDRKILGKLGEHVIEFRQLVEALHNEGIEVILDVVFNHTGEGNEMGPIISFKGLDNSVYYILEKNKMYYSNYSGTGNTVNCSHTVVKELIINSLRYWYGQLNVDGFRFDLAAILGRDSTGRWIGDLSLLKDIADDPVLAGAKLIAEGWDAAGGYFLGEFPCGWAELNGKFRDTVRRFIRGDMGQVEDLATRLVGSPDLFRKFGRRPYHSINFVTSHDGFTMWDLVSYNKKHNHANGEYNKDGDNHNNSYNHGIEGDTPNPAIIKLRKRQIKNFLVILMLSQGVPMILMGDEMAKTQYGNNNAYCQDNDMNWINWDRLDEFKDIHKFMKNMIGFRKSHPALKREHFFTDTDIDGDGYRDITWHGVKACTPDWSHYSRSLAFMIDGGDTREIEETDNDIYVALNSYHDPLIFELPILKNGKKWYRVVDTYLDDDFLEEPTIVKRKKYLVHPKSSVILISKQQEEEE is encoded by the coding sequence ATGAATAAATTTGTAGCTCGACCAGGAATTTATTTTATGGGGGCAATTGTTCTTGATGCAGGAGTGAATTTCGGTATATTCAGCAGAAATGCGACCGATATGACTTTACAGATATTTGAACATTCAGATGATTGTGAACCTTGTTTTTCATATAAATTAGACGAAAATGTTAATAAAACTGGAGATGTATGGCATGTCTATGTAGAAGGAATGACTGAAGGCTATTATTATGGATGGATAGTAGATGGACCTTTTGATATGAGGAACGGACATCGATTTTCTCCAAATAAACTTATTATAGACCCTTATGCAAAGTGTATAACTCCTAAAAATGGGTGTCCTAAGTCTCCTAGGAAAGGTTTGATCTTGGATACCAGAACATATAATTGGTCTGAAGATAAAAAACCTAAAAATGAATTTCGGGATACTATTATTTATGAGATGCATGTAAAATTATTTACTGCAAATCAAAATTCCGGTGTAACACACCCTGGAACATATAAGGGGCTTATAGAAAAAATTTCCCATTTAAAAGATCTTGGAGTCACAGCTGTGCAGCTACTTCCTATATTTGAATTTGATGAAGATGATGTTGTGGGAACCAACCCTATAACCGGAGAGAAATTGAAGAATGTATGGGGCTATAACCCCATCGGTTTCTATGCACCTACTTCTAACTATCTTTCTGGGGACAGAAAAATCCTCGGGAAGCTGGGGGAACATGTTATCGAGTTTCGACAACTTGTAGAGGCTCTTCATAATGAGGGTATAGAGGTTATCTTAGACGTGGTCTTTAACCATACAGGGGAAGGTAATGAGATGGGGCCTATTATATCCTTTAAAGGTCTTGATAACTCTGTATACTATATCTTAGAAAAAAATAAGATGTATTATTCAAATTACTCTGGAACAGGGAATACAGTCAACTGCAGCCATACTGTCGTAAAAGAACTTATTATAAATAGTCTAAGATACTGGTATGGACAGCTCAATGTAGACGGTTTCCGTTTTGACCTGGCGGCAATATTGGGACGTGACAGTACTGGAAGATGGATAGGGGACTTATCACTGCTAAAAGATATTGCAGATGACCCAGTTCTAGCAGGAGCTAAACTTATTGCAGAAGGATGGGATGCCGCTGGAGGTTATTTTTTGGGAGAATTTCCTTGTGGATGGGCTGAATTAAATGGTAAATTCCGTGACACTGTCAGAAGGTTTATTCGTGGTGATATGGGACAAGTGGAAGATCTGGCCACTAGACTGGTGGGTAGTCCAGACCTGTTTAGAAAATTTGGAAGAAGACCCTACCACAGTATAAATTTTGTAACATCTCATGATGGATTTACCATGTGGGATCTGGTTTCCTATAACAAGAAACACAATCATGCCAATGGTGAGTATAATAAGGATGGAGATAATCATAACAACTCATATAACCATGGTATAGAGGGTGATACCCCAAATCCTGCAATTATAAAACTAAGAAAAAGGCAAATAAAAAATTTCCTGGTGATACTCATGCTGTCTCAAGGGGTTCCTATGATTTTAATGGGAGACGAAATGGCTAAAACTCAGTATGGAAACAATAATGCTTATTGTCAGGATAATGATATGAACTGGATTAACTGGGATAGACTAGATGAATTTAAAGATATACATAAATTTATGAAAAATATGATCGGCTTTAGAAAAAGTCACCCTGCTCTTAAGAGAGAACATTTCTTTACTGACACAGATATAGACGGGGATGGCTATAGAGATATAACCTGGCACGGTGTTAAGGCCTGTACTCCAGACTGGTCTCATTATTCAAGAAGTCTTGCATTTATGATTGATGGGGGAGACACTAGAGAAATAGAAGAAACAGATAATGATATATATGTGGCTTTAAACTCGTATCACGATCCGTTGATCTTTGAATTACCTATCCTGAAAAATGGAAAAAAATGGTATAGGGTGGTGGACACGTATTTAGATGATGACTTCCTTGAAGAGCCCACTATTGTGAAAAGGAAAAAATACCTGGTGCACCCTAAAAGCTCTGTAATACTTATATCTAAGCAGCAGGAAGAGGAAGAATAA
- a CDS encoding ferritin-like domain-containing protein, whose amino-acid sequence MNNQFHEPFELLSEKTKDVTRAINSLREELEAVDWYNQRADVATDDELRSILEHNRNEEMEHAVMLMEWLRRNMDGWDEEMHTYFFTNSPVTSLEEESEQPNESKDTPSFGKSLNIGSMK is encoded by the coding sequence ATGAACAATCAGTTTCATGAGCCTTTTGAACTTCTTAGTGAAAAAACTAAAGATGTTACCAGGGCAATCAATAGTCTGAGAGAGGAACTCGAGGCAGTCGACTGGTACAACCAGCGAGCCGATGTGGCAACTGATGATGAACTCAGATCGATTCTTGAGCATAACAGAAATGAAGAGATGGAACACGCAGTAATGTTGATGGAATGGCTCAGGAGAAATATGGATGGGTGGGATGAAGAGATGCATACTTATTTTTTTACCAATTCTCCAGTTACAAGCTTAGAGGAAGAATCTGAACAACCAAACGAATCTAAAGATACCCCTTCGTTTGGTAAATCTTTGAATATAGGAAGTATGAAATAA
- a CDS encoding M23 family metallopeptidase: MNIYKKLLISAFSVIIMGCSGGKYHKVKKGDTLYSIAVKNKVSVTDIMSLNNLNTPHINTGTKLLIKGEAENQKVRPSYHVIKPGETLYRLSVWYDVSVEELRTYNNLSDNRIYVGQKIYLNSKYSKEKDHHSNSSTKNLYISPTLKSFKWPIKTKEITSKFGTRIHPITGRKTSHEGVDLKSKMNTPVYAPYSGVVTYSGWMRGYGKIVIISHGNGYESRYAHLNRWLVKKGQKVSKGQIIAKTGNTGLSTGPHLHYEIRKNNKPVDPTITM; encoded by the coding sequence ATGAACATTTATAAAAAATTATTAATATCTGCTTTTTCCGTAATAATAATGGGATGTAGCGGTGGCAAGTATCATAAAGTTAAAAAAGGAGATACTCTTTATTCCATAGCTGTTAAGAATAAGGTTAGTGTTACAGATATAATGTCTTTGAACAATCTAAATACCCCACATATTAACACCGGAACTAAGCTGTTAATAAAAGGAGAGGCTGAGAATCAGAAAGTCAGACCAAGCTATCATGTGATAAAACCTGGGGAAACCTTGTATAGATTATCAGTATGGTATGATGTCTCTGTAGAAGAGCTGCGAACATATAATAATCTTTCGGATAACAGGATATATGTTGGTCAAAAGATATATCTGAATTCAAAATATTCAAAAGAGAAAGACCACCATTCAAACTCATCAACTAAAAATTTATATATTTCTCCCACATTAAAGTCTTTTAAGTGGCCTATAAAAACAAAAGAAATTACAAGTAAGTTTGGAACTAGAATTCACCCTATAACAGGAAGAAAGACCTCTCACGAGGGGGTAGATTTAAAATCAAAAATGAACACTCCAGTATATGCTCCTTATTCGGGAGTCGTTACATATTCTGGATGGATGAGGGGCTATGGAAAAATCGTAATAATAAGCCATGGCAACGGATACGAGAGTAGATATGCACATCTAAATAGATGGCTGGTAAAGAAAGGCCAGAAGGTCTCAAAAGGTCAGATTATTGCAAAAACAGGTAATACCGGTTTATCAACAGGCCCACATCTTCATTACGAAATTCGTAAAAATAATAAACCTGTAGATCCTACAATTACAATGTAG
- a CDS encoding aspartate kinase, whose product MGIKVAKFGGSSVANASQMMKVFNIVKKDPKRKFVITSAPGKRNKEDSKITDLLYLCRQHVQKSVPFDQVFEIISNRYEEIVRDLNLDFSIKPYLIEIKENISKGANTDYVASRGEYLNGLILSQLLGFKFLDPKDMIYFNQNNNLDVEKTYKTIRETLIGVENAVIPGFYGSSFDGEIKTFSRGGSDVTGAIIAKAVNAEVYENWTDVSGFLMADPRIVNNPKPIEKITYKELRELSYMGANVLHDEAVFPVREASIPINIRNTNDPDHKGTIIVEDYSDNLKVGKITGIAGTKNFTVLAIHKDLMNGQIGFIRKILSILEKYEISVEHLPSGIDTLSIVIQDCKVKGKLDKAIEEINQECEPNSINVFSNMAIIATVGYGMAEIPGMSAKVFTALAKENINIRMIDQGSSEINIIIGVESDDLGNAINAIYYAFENGN is encoded by the coding sequence ATGGGAATTAAAGTTGCAAAATTTGGTGGATCATCAGTTGCTAATGCAAGCCAGATGATGAAAGTGTTTAATATTGTTAAAAAAGATCCAAAAAGAAAATTTGTTATTACTTCGGCGCCAGGAAAAAGAAATAAAGAAGATTCAAAAATAACGGACTTACTTTATTTGTGTCGTCAGCATGTTCAAAAGTCAGTGCCATTTGATCAAGTATTTGAAATTATTTCTAATAGATACGAAGAAATTGTCAGGGATCTTAATCTTGATTTTAGTATCAAGCCCTACTTAATTGAAATAAAAGAAAATATATCTAAAGGTGCTAACACAGATTATGTAGCAAGTCGAGGAGAATATTTAAATGGTCTTATTTTATCACAGCTGTTAGGGTTTAAATTTTTAGATCCAAAAGATATGATTTATTTTAACCAAAACAATAACCTTGATGTTGAAAAAACTTATAAAACAATTCGTGAAACCTTAATAGGTGTTGAAAATGCAGTGATACCTGGGTTTTATGGTTCATCTTTTGATGGAGAAATTAAAACTTTTTCAAGAGGTGGATCAGATGTTACAGGAGCCATTATAGCTAAAGCAGTTAACGCAGAAGTTTATGAAAATTGGACAGATGTTTCTGGTTTTCTTATGGCAGACCCAAGAATCGTTAATAATCCTAAACCTATTGAAAAAATAACTTATAAAGAGCTTAGAGAGCTTTCTTATATGGGTGCTAATGTATTACATGATGAAGCAGTATTTCCAGTACGGGAAGCTAGTATTCCAATTAATATCAGAAATACTAATGATCCTGACCATAAAGGGACAATCATTGTTGAGGATTACAGTGATAATTTAAAGGTAGGAAAAATTACAGGTATAGCAGGAACTAAAAACTTTACAGTTTTAGCTATTCATAAAGACCTTATGAATGGACAAATTGGTTTTATTAGAAAAATATTATCTATATTAGAAAAATATGAAATTTCTGTTGAGCATCTACCATCTGGGATAGATACTTTATCTATTGTTATTCAAGATTGTAAAGTAAAAGGAAAATTAGATAAGGCAATTGAAGAAATCAACCAAGAGTGTGAACCAAACTCTATAAATGTTTTTTCTAATATGGCAATTATTGCTACTGTTGGTTATGGAATGGCAGAGATACCAGGAATGTCTGCAAAAGTTTTTACAGCTTTAGCAAAAGAGAATATTAATATTAGAATGATTGATCAAGGTTCAAGTGAAATCAATATTATTATTGGTGTTGAATCAGATGATTTGGGAAATGCTATTAATGCGATCTACTACGCTTTTGAAAATGGAAATTAA
- a CDS encoding pseudouridine synthase: MRLDKFLTECGIGTRREVKNIISKNEITINGKKADSPKEKIDLEKDVVKIGETVLEYKKDRFYIMNKAAGFITATEDSREKTVMELLPEWVNKKDLFPVGRLDKDTEGLLLFTNNGKLAHELLSPKKHVDKTYQVKLLKEIDEKSVKLLEEGVDIGGYITKPSKVQIINNMEILLTISEGKFHQVKKMLEAVENKVIYLKRLRFGNLELGDLPIGGVREISLKDIF, from the coding sequence ATGAGATTGGATAAATTTCTTACTGAATGTGGTATAGGTACTAGGAGAGAGGTCAAAAATATAATATCTAAAAATGAGATAACTATTAATGGTAAAAAAGCTGATTCTCCCAAAGAAAAAATAGATTTAGAAAAAGATGTTGTAAAAATTGGAGAAACTGTCTTGGAATATAAAAAAGACAGATTCTACATAATGAACAAAGCGGCTGGATTTATAACTGCCACTGAGGATTCAAGAGAAAAAACAGTGATGGAGCTCCTTCCGGAATGGGTAAATAAAAAAGATCTTTTTCCAGTTGGGAGACTAGATAAGGACACAGAGGGGCTACTATTGTTTACCAATAACGGTAAGCTAGCCCATGAGCTGCTATCTCCTAAAAAACATGTCGACAAAACATATCAGGTAAAACTCTTAAAGGAAATAGACGAAAAATCAGTAAAGTTATTAGAAGAAGGCGTTGATATCGGTGGTTATATTACGAAACCTTCAAAAGTTCAGATAATAAATAATATGGAAATTTTGCTCACGATAAGTGAAGGGAAATTTCACCAAGTAAAAAAAATGCTTGAGGCTGTTGAAAATAAAGTGATTTATTTGAAAAGGCTTCGCTTTGGAAATTTAGAACTAGGAGATCTACCAATAGGTGGTGTAAGAGAGATAAGTTTAAAAGATATTTTTTAG
- a CDS encoding family 1 encapsulin nanocompartment shell protein: protein MNVLKRELAPISSKAWSEIDGRAREILNYYLSARKFVNVQGPKGLDYTSVTEGRIQVHNDPILNYGIFKVKPLVEPRVSFVLSRWELDNIERGAKDINFDALDEAVKKIALFEEKVIFQGLQEADISGIFDCSSHKVKTFGESDEEILSNISQGILELERSIAPKPYTLIVSEDYWCKLSSMGKRFPLLDQIKSLIGGEVIVSRSIEGAVLLPFDNENIEFSIGEDFSIGYQEHSESEVKLFITETFTFRILDESFIVLFK from the coding sequence ATGAATGTTTTAAAAAGAGAACTCGCTCCAATTTCTAGTAAGGCCTGGTCAGAGATAGACGGAAGAGCCAGAGAAATTTTAAACTACTATCTTTCAGCTAGAAAGTTTGTAAATGTTCAGGGACCTAAAGGGCTTGATTATACCTCTGTTACTGAGGGTAGGATACAGGTACATAATGACCCTATTTTAAATTACGGTATTTTCAAAGTTAAGCCTCTTGTGGAGCCAAGGGTAAGTTTTGTTCTCAGTCGTTGGGAACTTGATAACATAGAGAGGGGAGCTAAAGATATAAATTTTGATGCTCTCGACGAAGCTGTAAAAAAAATAGCACTTTTTGAAGAAAAAGTAATTTTTCAAGGTTTACAAGAGGCAGATATTAGCGGTATTTTCGACTGTTCTTCTCATAAGGTAAAAACTTTCGGCGAATCAGATGAAGAAATACTTTCTAACATATCACAGGGAATATTGGAATTGGAGAGATCCATAGCTCCAAAACCTTACACTCTCATAGTTAGTGAAGATTACTGGTGTAAATTAAGTTCTATGGGTAAAAGATTTCCACTTCTAGATCAGATAAAATCTTTGATAGGGGGGGAAGTAATAGTAAGCAGGAGTATAGAGGGTGCTGTTTTGCTACCTTTTGATAATGAAAATATTGAATTTTCTATAGGGGAAGATTTTTCCATAGGTTACCAAGAGCACTCTGAAAGTGAGGTTAAATTATTTATTACTGAAACTTTTACTTTTAGGATATTAGACGAAAGCTTTATAGTGCTGTTTAAGTAA
- a CDS encoding nitroreductase family protein encodes MLFELLKKRRSIRKFQEKSVEADKLETILKAGLISPSGKNKKPWEFVVVDDSDKLEKLSKAKPAGGQLVKDAPVAIVALGEEEKSDTWVEDCSIALTFMQLEAEEQGLKSCWVQIDKRPSEDGRGADVIAREILGIEGDLKVLAILAMGYPEQERPVYTEDDMDFTKVHYNSFG; translated from the coding sequence ATGTTGTTTGAATTACTAAAAAAAAGAAGAAGTATCAGAAAATTTCAGGAAAAATCAGTAGAGGCTGATAAACTAGAAACTATTTTAAAGGCGGGACTTATATCTCCAAGTGGAAAAAACAAGAAACCTTGGGAGTTCGTAGTGGTAGACGACAGTGATAAATTAGAAAAACTTTCTAAAGCAAAACCTGCAGGAGGTCAGCTTGTAAAAGATGCCCCGGTAGCTATAGTGGCTCTTGGCGAAGAGGAGAAGTCAGATACTTGGGTAGAAGACTGCTCTATAGCTCTGACATTTATGCAGTTAGAGGCAGAGGAACAGGGATTAAAATCATGCTGGGTACAGATAGACAAAAGACCGTCTGAAGACGGAAGGGGAGCAGATGTAATTGCTAGGGAGATATTAGGTATAGAGGGAGATCTCAAAGTACTTGCTATACTTGCAATGGGATATCCTGAGCAAGAAAGACCTGTTTACACTGAAGATGACATGGATTTTACAAAAGTTCACTACAACAGTTTTGGATAG
- a CDS encoding VIT1/CCC1 transporter family protein: MEKDLVKILKKFQKDEITEHHTYMMLSKIGGESNRETLIKLAESELSHYEFFKQYTKCEVKPNCFRSKKNYFVAKYFGLTFGLKAMELGEQKAQENYRGILGKIPEIQKVLEDEENHEVDVVDLLKEEKLVYVSSIILGLNDALIELTGALAGYTFALDDSKIIAMVGLITGISASLSMGASEYLSSKAEKNSDKNHKRAAIYTGITYMITVFLLVSPFLLGATPYIALFLTLVTGISIIFVFNYYVAVATGASFKKRFFEMTFLSLGIATLSFIVGIFIKNILGID, translated from the coding sequence TTGGAAAAAGACCTCGTAAAAATTCTGAAGAAATTTCAGAAAGATGAAATAACAGAGCATCACACTTATATGATGCTCTCAAAAATAGGTGGAGAGAGCAACAGAGAAACACTTATAAAACTGGCTGAATCAGAATTGTCTCATTATGAGTTTTTTAAACAATACACCAAATGTGAGGTTAAACCCAATTGCTTTAGGTCCAAAAAAAATTACTTTGTAGCAAAATATTTTGGTCTTACTTTTGGTCTAAAGGCCATGGAATTGGGTGAACAAAAGGCTCAAGAAAACTATAGGGGTATATTGGGAAAAATACCTGAAATTCAAAAAGTTTTAGAAGATGAGGAGAACCATGAGGTAGATGTTGTAGATCTTTTGAAGGAAGAGAAACTTGTTTATGTAAGTTCTATAATATTGGGCCTAAATGATGCACTTATAGAACTTACAGGAGCCCTTGCAGGTTATACCTTTGCCCTAGATGATTCAAAAATTATTGCAATGGTTGGCCTGATTACTGGAATTTCTGCCTCTCTATCCATGGGGGCCTCAGAATACCTTTCTTCTAAAGCTGAAAAAAATTCTGACAAAAATCACAAAAGAGCAGCCATATATACTGGTATTACGTATATGATCACCGTATTTCTATTGGTCTCTCCTTTTCTACTAGGAGCCACTCCTTATATAGCACTATTTCTAACTCTTGTAACGGGTATTTCTATAATTTTTGTATTTAATTATTATGTTGCTGTAGCTACAGGGGCCTCATTTAAAAAACGATTTTTTGAAATGACTTTTCTGAGTCTCGGTATTGCAACACTATCCTTTATTGTAGGAATATTTATAAAAAATATTTTGGGAATAGATTAA
- a CDS encoding NAD-binding protein — MQSKIKKVIIAMWILVIIFMLGILGYYYIEKYSFINSIYMTFITLSTVGFGEVKPLSNQGKIFTCLLILAGISVVIYALGQLTTFFIEGQMKNYLKGVKMNKKISSMKNHHIIVGCGRTGKKIIEEFINNGLDFVVIEKSYEELEHYVERFGDCFHYIIGDATDDETLKMAGIERAKVVLSVLATDAENLFITLSSRELSKNIKIVTRVIEVGNTKKLKMAGADIVISPLEIEASRLFATATQSDILSFLDIMSNNSSLQTLKFASVEIKTNSDIKGKNLKEAMIPQRTNLIVIGIEKKEKTEFNPMSHTRINAGDKLLVLGSLEQINSLNAIANGTN; from the coding sequence ATGCAGAGTAAAATTAAAAAGGTTATTATTGCAATGTGGATACTAGTGATAATATTCATGTTGGGAATTTTGGGATACTATTATATTGAAAAATACAGTTTCATAAATTCAATATACATGACATTTATTACTTTATCCACTGTGGGCTTTGGAGAAGTTAAGCCCCTATCAAATCAGGGAAAAATATTCACCTGTCTTCTCATACTTGCCGGGATATCTGTGGTTATATACGCCCTTGGACAGTTGACGACTTTTTTTATAGAGGGGCAAATGAAAAATTATCTCAAGGGGGTAAAAATGAACAAAAAAATAAGTAGCATGAAAAATCATCACATAATCGTTGGATGTGGAAGGACAGGGAAAAAAATTATAGAGGAATTTATCAATAACGGATTAGATTTTGTTGTGATTGAAAAATCTTACGAAGAATTAGAACACTATGTTGAAAGATTTGGAGATTGTTTCCACTATATAATTGGCGATGCAACAGATGATGAGACTCTGAAAATGGCTGGAATAGAGCGTGCTAAGGTGGTCTTATCTGTCCTTGCTACAGATGCGGAAAATTTATTTATAACCTTGAGTTCTAGAGAGCTCAGTAAAAATATAAAAATTGTCACAAGAGTTATTGAGGTAGGAAATACTAAAAAACTAAAGATGGCAGGTGCAGATATTGTCATTTCTCCCTTGGAAATTGAAGCTAGCAGACTTTTTGCCACTGCTACCCAGAGTGATATACTTAGTTTTTTAGATATTATGAGTAATAATAGTTCCTTGCAAACCTTAAAGTTTGCATCAGTGGAGATAAAAACCAATAGTGATATAAAAGGGAAAAACCTAAAAGAAGCAATGATTCCCCAGAGAACCAATTTAATTGTAATTGGAATAGAGAAAAAAGAAAAAACTGAATTTAACCCCATGTCTCATACAAGAATTAATGCAGGAGACAAACTTCTTGTACTTGGAAGTTTAGAACAGATAAATTCACTTAACGCAATAGCAAATGGAACCAACTAA
- a CDS encoding site-specific integrase yields the protein MDITKKENFQIGNRKKRKRNINSKNIFSMYKSEKTLKDYMFYLNKFLNFVYEGDGEIHKDEILRLMTEVGKEDIEDYVYHLIEERELKNTSVNKIISSLKSLYNELEKHGHENPLKFVPLLKVSRHNFENVLKVSFTEIKEILKKHEVFDDKSYRNRVIVHTLFYTGMRSQELLNLKYRDIIKREGEYVIKVEKTKSGREQYKALHPECVEKIFSYKKYIKKLYVLSDSQLEERYLFPSDFLNNIRLSYSSLYTIIQNMGKLIEKDISPHNIRHAVATELSLQGADIMEIRDFLGHADTKVTEVYINAKGLLEKRAIEKLPSLD from the coding sequence ATGGATATAACTAAAAAAGAAAATTTTCAAATTGGAAACAGAAAAAAAAGAAAAAGAAATATAAATTCTAAAAATATTTTTTCCATGTACAAATCTGAAAAAACCCTAAAAGACTATATGTTTTATTTGAACAAGTTTTTAAATTTTGTTTACGAAGGTGACGGAGAAATCCACAAGGATGAAATATTACGGCTTATGACAGAGGTGGGAAAAGAAGATATAGAAGACTATGTATATCATCTTATAGAGGAACGGGAATTAAAAAATACTTCTGTAAACAAGATAATATCATCTTTAAAAAGTCTTTATAATGAGCTTGAAAAACATGGTCACGAAAATCCTTTGAAGTTTGTCCCGCTTTTAAAAGTATCAAGACATAATTTCGAAAATGTTCTCAAGGTATCTTTTACAGAGATAAAAGAAATCTTGAAAAAACATGAGGTCTTTGATGACAAAAGTTATCGAAATAGGGTTATAGTTCACACTTTATTTTACACTGGAATGCGTAGTCAAGAACTTTTAAATCTAAAGTATAGAGACATCATCAAACGTGAAGGCGAGTATGTTATCAAGGTTGAAAAAACCAAAAGTGGCCGAGAGCAATATAAGGCCCTTCATCCAGAATGTGTAGAAAAAATATTTTCCTATAAGAAGTATATAAAGAAATTATATGTTTTGTCAGATTCACAGCTAGAAGAAAGATATTTATTTCCATCTGATTTTTTAAATAATATCCGTCTATCATATAGTTCCCTCTATACCATCATACAGAATATGGGAAAGCTGATAGAAAAAGATATAAGTCCTCACAATATACGTCACGCAGTTGCTACAGAACTTTCTCTCCAGGGAGCCGACATTATGGAGATAAGAGATTTTTTAGGACATGCCGATACAAAGGTTACAGAAGTATATATTAACGCCAAAGGTTTACTGGAAAAACGTGCTATAGAAAAATTACCGAGTTTAGACTAA
- the nfo gene encoding deoxyribonuclease IV, which produces MNKKAKKDTKTREEKIKNKYVGTHVSASGGVFNAPINARGIGARAFGLFVKNQRRWEAKPLTEKDIEKFKEAMEKNNYTPDVVLPHDGYLINLGNPDSEKREKSLNAFIDEMKRCEQLGLKYINTHPGSHLNEISREECLDYISSCINKALETTEYISVILENTAGQGSNLGNRFEDLAYIIERIDDKSRIGVCLDTCHTLAAGYELKDKEGYNKTMDEFEKIVGFKYLKAIHLNDSKFDTGSRKDRHHSIGKGVLGMDFFKRFMNDPRFDKMPIILETIDETLWKEEIELLYNLIED; this is translated from the coding sequence ATGAATAAAAAAGCTAAAAAAGATACAAAAACCAGAGAAGAAAAGATAAAAAATAAGTATGTTGGGACGCATGTAAGTGCTTCAGGTGGGGTCTTCAATGCCCCTATAAACGCCAGGGGTATAGGGGCAAGGGCCTTTGGACTTTTTGTAAAAAATCAGAGGCGTTGGGAGGCAAAACCCCTCACTGAAAAGGATATCGAAAAATTCAAAGAGGCAATGGAGAAAAATAATTATACTCCTGATGTAGTCCTTCCTCATGACGGATACCTTATAAACCTCGGTAATCCAGATTCAGAAAAAAGAGAAAAATCTCTAAATGCATTTATTGACGAGATGAAAAGATGTGAACAACTTGGGCTAAAATATATAAATACACACCCGGGAAGCCACCTAAATGAGATCTCCCGTGAAGAGTGTCTCGACTATATCTCTAGCTGCATAAATAAAGCCTTAGAAACTACAGAATATATTTCTGTAATATTAGAAAACACAGCAGGTCAGGGCTCTAACCTTGGAAACAGATTTGAAGATCTAGCTTATATAATAGAAAGAATAGATGACAAATCAAGGATAGGAGTCTGTTTAGATACGTGTCATACACTTGCTGCAGGTTATGAGTTAAAAGATAAAGAAGGATATAACAAAACAATGGATGAGTTTGAAAAAATAGTCGGTTTCAAATATCTAAAAGCCATTCATCTCAACGATTCGAAGTTTGACACAGGAAGTAGAAAAGACAGGCATCACAGTATAGGGAAAGGAGTTCTCGGAATGGACTTTTTTAAAAGGTTTATGAATGACCCTAGATTTGATAAAATGCCTATTATTTTAGAAACTATAGATGAAACACTGTGGAAAGAAGAAATAGAGCTTTTGTATAATTTAATAGAAGATTAA